The following are encoded together in the Sparus aurata chromosome 1, fSpaAur1.1, whole genome shotgun sequence genome:
- the bmerb1 gene encoding bMERB domain-containing protein 1 — protein MRDMELKKSISDTERALRSYGAVSETAWTTDKGHSDVSMAESTLDPEEIEVEMARIQRLREVLVRRESELRFMMDDIQLCKDIMSLKQELRQIVTIPEKEKTKKHKQREEELILKIHKLVQKRDFLVDDAEVERLREREEDKEMAEFLRLKLIPLEKKLKVTQSPPKPKRQIPEPPPNKPSITKSGVAIIKDCCGATQCAVM, from the exons ATGCGCGACATGGAACTGAAGAAATCTATTTCGGACACCGAGCGCGCGCTCAGGAGCTACGGCGCCGTGTCGGAAACTGCATGGACGACGGACAAAG GTCACTCAGATGTGTCTATGGCAGAGAGCACCCTGGATCCCGAGGAGATCGAGGTGGAAATGGCTCGTATCCAGCGCCTGCGAGAGGTCCTGGTGCGCCGGGAGTCCGAGCTGCGCTTCAT GATGGATGACATTCAGCTCTGCAAAGACATCATGAGTTTAAAgcaggagctgagacagattgTCACCATACCAG agaaagaaaaaaccaAGAAGCACAAGCAGCGGGAAGAGGAGCTGATCCTGAAGATCCATAAGCTGGTGCAGAAGAGGGATTTCCTGGTCGATGATGCTGAGGTGGAGAGATTAAG GGAGCgagaggaggacaaggagaTGGCGGAGTTCCTCAGACTGAAGCTGATCCCTCTGGAGAAGAAGCTCAAAGTCACACAAA GTCCTCCAAAGCCCAAAAGACAAATCCCGGAGCCGCCGCCCAACAAACCATCCATCACCAAGTCAGGAGTGGCCATCATTAAGGATTGCTGCGGAGCCACCCAGTGTGCCGTCATGTAA
- the LOC115591188 gene encoding mpv17-like protein, whose protein sequence is MRNSFLRHVRRFPWVTNVTLYGCLFAGGDFVHQWFSRRDQIDWSHTRNVAVIAFSFHGNFNFFWMRFLERTFPGNSARMVMRKLLLDQTTAAPLATSVFYTGVSFLEGKEDITEDWREKFLNTYKTGLMFWPFMQFLNFAFVPLYVRTTFTGCCAFVWATFLCFSRQSGDGTAGAALAWLFPPKEDEAESKEKKDAPQEATVASKPIEKLNVKSQ, encoded by the exons ATGCGTAATTCGTTTTTGAGACATGTCCGTCGGTTCCCCTGGGTCACCAACGTGACACTGTACGGCTGTCTGTTCGCCGGAGGAGACTTCGTCCACCAGTGGTTCTCGCGGAGGGACCAGATTGACTGGAGCCACACACGGAACGTCGCCGTTATCGCGTTCAGTTTCCATGGCAACTTCAATTTCTTCTGGATGCGGTTCCTCGAGCGGACGTTCCCCGGGAATTCCGCCAGGATGGTGAtgaggaagctgctgctggacCAGACAACAGCGGCACCCCTGGCTACCAGCGTCTTCTACACAG GTGTCAGCTTCTTGGAGGGCAAAGAGGACATCACGGAAGACTGGAGAGAAAAATTCCTCAACACATATAAG ACAGGGCTAATGTTCTGGCCGTTTATGCAG TTTCTGAACTTTGCCTTTGTGCCTCTGTACGTCCGGACCACCTTCACCGGCTGTTGTGCCTTTGTCTGGGCCACCTTCCTTTGCTTCTCACGTCAGAGTGGCGACGGCACAGCTGGTGCTGCTCTTGCATGGTTGTTCCCTCCTAAAGAGGATGAAGCAGAGTCTAAGGAGAAGAAAGATGCTCCCCAAGAGGCAACAGTTGCATCAAAACCTATtgagaaattaaatgtgaagAGTCAGTGA
- the ntan1 gene encoding protein N-terminal asparagine amidohydrolase, with protein sequence MPLFIQNRELGRINSTAELFDKCPHLQENGRAFRSKPLVDVDPKCLLYVQQREFAATTPADNCVSVIGSDDATTCHLVVLRHTGSGAVCLAHCDGSSTWSEVPLLVKAVTSLSSVCKEGRLELHLVGGFNDESKTSHKLSLNILAAFHKQKEDIHLETCCITEINDAVVEGNHRPVVYGIGVNVKTGDMFPSSFAYKGPAEELRSARTFTGGQMADVYDSSRGLVKIGPCKWSPNLDIAFWLSQDDDTILKYLSTSPMAEPPHFVQHMKSTIQFLLQHPDSDSLFPGGQPQLYHRAESGDWERVDKSYSSTPISSQP encoded by the exons ATGCCTTTGTTTATTCAAAATAGAGAACTTGGGCGCATAAACTCGACAGCGGAACTGTTCGACAAATGTCCACATTTACAG GAAAATGGAAGAGCATTTCGCTCCAAGCCACTTGTTGATGTCGACCCGAAGTGCCTCCTGTATGTCCAGCAAAGAGAGTTTGCTGCAACAACACCAGCAGACA ACTGTGTTTCCGTAATTGGATCAGATGATGCCACCACCTGCCATTTGGTCGTGCTCCGACACACTG GAAGTGGAGCTGTTTGCCTTGCCCACTGTGATGGTTCCAGCACCTGGTCTGAAGTCCCGCTCCTAGTGAAAGCTGTTACGTCACTGAGTAGCGTCTGTAAGGAGGGCAG ACTTGAGCTCCATCTTGTCGGGGGATTTAACGATGAGTCAAAAACATCCCATAAACTCAGCCTAAACATTCTGG CAGCGTTCCATAAACAGAAAGAAGATATTCATCTGGAAACATGTTGCATCACAG AAATTAATGACGCTGTTGTTGAGGGCAATCACAGGCCTGTAGTGTATGGAATAG GTGTAAATGTTAAAACGGGGGACATGTTCCCTTCATCATTTGCATATAAAGGACCAGCAGAGGAGCTGCGATCTGCAAGGACCTTCACTGGGGGACAG ATGGCTGATGTATATGACTCAAGTCGTGGACTGGTTAAAATCGGCCCTTGCAAGTGGTCTCCCAATCTGGATATTGCCTTCTGGTTGTCACAAGATGATGACACAATTTTaaag TACCTGTCCACGTCTCCGATGGCTGAACCACCTCATTTTGTCCAGCACATGAAGTCCACCATCCAGTTTCTTTTACAACACCCTGACTCCGATAGCCTGTTCCCCGGGGGTCAGCCACAGCTCTACCACAGGGCTGAATCGGGTGACTGGGAGAGGGTTGACAAGTCATATAGCTCTACCCCTATCTCTTCTCAACCTTAA